A window of Primulina tabacum isolate GXHZ01 chromosome 4, ASM2559414v2, whole genome shotgun sequence contains these coding sequences:
- the LOC142543012 gene encoding protein ENHANCED DISEASE RESISTANCE 2-like, with protein MCPTKNKHKHHQHSHRSSATSTAGDTVDWRDGTINGGSLNHVDLHRGSNGWASPPGDVFSVRGPNYFSKKIKVPAGEWLLNPAGVDWLRSNAKLDHVLARPDNRVMNALRGSSSHEKAKTFVIAINLQVPGREHHSAVFYFATKVDESINSHPLLYQFINGSDAFRNSRFKIVNKIVKGPWIVKTAVGNYSACLLGKALNCYYHRGPNYLEIDVDIGSSTIATAILRLALGCVTSVTVDMGFLVESQTEEELPERLFGAVRICQMEMSSATFVDSATPTSKVLPMSSGGESENDDNNE; from the coding sequence ATGTGTCCTACGAAGAACAAACACAAACACCACCAACACAGCCACCGCTCTTCCGCCACTTCCACTGCCGGTGACACTGTTGATTGGAGAGATGGGACGATCAACGGTGGATCCTTGAACCATGTCGATCTCCACAGGGGATCTAACGGATGGGCATCGCCTCCAGGCGATGTTTTCTCCGTCCGTGGACCAAAttatttctcaaagaaaatcAAAGTCCCTGCCGGAGAGTGGCTGCTGAATCCGGCTGGGGTTGATTGGCTCCGATCCAACGCGAAACTCGATCACGTTCTGGCGCGACCCGATAACCGCGTTATGAACGCGTTGCGTGGCTCCAGTAGTCATGAAAAGGCAAAAACCTTCGTCATCGCGATAAATCTCCAGGTACCTGGCCGTGAGCATCACTCCGCAGTTTTTTATTTTGCTACGAAAGTGGATGAGTCGATAAACTCGCATCCGTTGCTGTATCAATTCATCAACGGATCGGACGCATTTCGCAATAGCCGGTTCAAGATCgtaaataaaattgtgaaagGACCGTGGATCGTAAAAACTGCTGTCGGGAATTATTCGGCGTGTTTGCTGGGCAAGGCTTTGAATTGCTACTATCACAGGGGACCAAACTATTTGGAAATCGATGTGGATATTGGCAGCTCGACTATTGCTACGGCGATTCTACGGCTTGCGTTGGGATGCGTAACGTCAGTGACGGTTGATATGGGTTTTCTGGTAGAGTCACAGACGGAGGAGGAGTTGCCGGAGAGGTTGTTTGGTGCGGTAAGGATATGTCAAATGGAGATGAGTTCTGCCACTTTTGTTGATAGCGCCACTCCCACGAGTAAGGTTTTACCAATGAGCAGTGGTGGTGAAAGTGAGAATGATGATAACAATGAATAA
- the LOC142543013 gene encoding uncharacterized protein LOC142543013 has translation MANVPKTSIRPWFLELVPLLVVLLIAAHVIALVYWIYRLATEKQPQRAKKIKR, from the exons ATGGCGAATGTCCCTAAAACTTCGATTCGTCCATGGTTTCTGGAACTGGTGCCTCTCTTGGTCGTTCTTCTCATCGCTGCCCACGTAATTGCTCTG GTTTACTGGATCTACAGACTAGCCACTGAGAAGCAACCCCAAAGAGCGAAAAAGATAAAACGCTAA
- the LOC142543015 gene encoding uncharacterized protein LOC142543015 produces MDKGKAVMGSGRRWAVEFTDNSASNSSRDIPDPLGFNRASQEQDDSAAVSKQKKDAEANWKAQKAWEVAQAPIKNLLMMAFMMWMAGSTVHLFSIGITFSALIQPINALRGVGKVFEPYKDNKVDLIVPKLVFIALNLVGLLLGIWKLNSLGLLPTHVSDWVSSMPPAQEVEYSGGGIPLY; encoded by the exons ATGGACAAAGGCAAAGCTGTAATGGGATCGGGTCGCAGATGGGCCGTTGAGTTCACGGACAATTCTGCATCCAATTCATCGCGCGATATTCCTGATCCATTGGGGTTCAATCGCGCGTCTCAGGAACAG GATGATTCGGCGGCAGTGAGTAAGCAGAAGAAGGACGCTGAAGCTAACTGGAAAGCTCAG AAAGCATGGGAGGTTGCACAAGCACCGATCAAGAACTTGCTCATGATGGCTTTCATGATGTGGATGGCTGGAAGCACGGTTCATCTATTTAGCATCGGTATAACATTTTCAGCTCTTATCCAGCCCATCAATGCACTCCGAGGGGTTGGGAAAG TTTTTGAGCCTTACAAGGACAATAAAGTGGACCTGATTGTGCCTAAGTTAGTATTCATCGCGCTTAATTTGGTAGGCTTATTACTGGGCATCTGGAAG CTCAATAGTTTGGGTCTTCTTCCTACCCATGTATCAGATTGGGTTTCATCCATGCCTCCTGCTCAG GAAGTGGAGTATTCTGGTGGAGGTATTCCGCTTTACTAA
- the LOC142543014 gene encoding aspartyl protease family protein At5g10770-like, whose product MATLNCSLFLIFLSCFSNYIHALQASSQTHFQTLQISSLLPASACSDPSTTKGDSKRESTIKVFHRHGPCFPQGPDKIVTATPSLNEVFSQDQSRVDSIHARLTPKSNISKVEENEANLPVKSGQTLNSGNYVVTVGLGTPARTLSLIFDTGSDLTWTQCQPCIRSCYKQQDPIFNPSASRSYSNISCNSAQCSQLSSATGNNPGCLSGSTCLYLIRYGDQSFTIGYFSKDKLTISATNVIPNFLFGCGQNNRGLFGSTAGIIGLGRDPLSLVSQTAKQYGKYFSYCLPSRSSSTGYLSLGKSLASKIIKFTPFVRSQSTTFYFIDIVAITIGGRQLPISQSVFKTAGTIIDSGTVITRLPPGAYSVMSSVFKQLMAKYPSAPAFSILDTCFDLSSFTTVTIPKVVFTFGGNVKVDLPPSGILIATSSSTVCLAFAANNDATDVGIFGNTQQKTLEVVYDVAGGNLGFGPAGCG is encoded by the exons ATGGCCACTCTCAATTGCtctctttttctcattttcctttcatgtttTTCAAATTACATCCATGCTTTGCAAGCTTCCTCTCAAACCCATTTTCAAACTCTCCAAATAAGCTCTCTTCTACCAGCTTCTGCCTGCAGTGATCCCTCTACAACCAAAG GTGACAGCAAGAGGGAATCAACCATTAAAGTTTTTCACCGGCACGGTCCATGTTTTCCACAAGGTCCAGACAAGATCGTGACCGCGACGCCATCTCTTAATGAAGTCTTTTCCCAAGATCAATCCAGGGTAGATTCGATCCATGCTCGACTCACTCCAAAATCGAACATAAGCAAAGTAGAGGAAAACGAAGCCAACCTCCCTGTGAAATCCGGTCAAACCCTCAATTCCGGGAACTACGTAGTGACCGTGGGCCTTGGGACACCGGCAAGGACCCTATCCCTCATATTTGACACCGGTAGCGACTTGACATGGACGCAGTGCCAGCCCTGCATTCGGTCTTGCTACAAACAGCAAGATCCTATCTTCAACCCTTCCGCATCGAGGTCATACTCGAATATATCATGCAATTCGGCTCAATGCTCTCAACTGTCTTCCGCCACAGGAAACAACCCTGGCTGCCTTTCGGGCTCGACGTGTCTTTACTTAATACGATATGGAGATCAGTCCTTCACAATTGGTTACTTCAGCAAAGATAAACTGACAATATCAGCAACTAATGTGATACCGAATTTCCTGTTTGGCTGTGGCCAAAACAACCGAGGATTGTTTGGCAGCACCGCAGGAATAATAGGCTTAGGAAGAGACCCTTTATCACTAGTCTCCCAAACAGCTAAACAATATGGCAAATACTTCTCTTATTGCCTTCCATCacgttcaagttcaaccggATACTTGTCACTAGGCAAAAGTTTGGCCTCAAAAATCATAAAGTTCACCCCCTTCGTTCGCTCCCAGAGCACAACATTCTACTTCATAGACATTGTCGCTATAACCATTGGCGGTCGCCAGCTACCCATCAGCCAATCCGTTTTCAAGACTGCTGGAACCATTATAGATTCCGGCACTGTCATAACACGACTCCCACCCGGAGCGTACAGCGTGATGAGCTCGGTGTTCAAGCAGCTAATGGCCAAGTACCCGAGTGCACCAGCCTTTTCTATCCTTGACACTTGCTTTGATTTGAGCAGTTTCACAACCGTGACTATTCCAAAGGTAGTTTTCACCTTTGGTGGCAATGTAAAGGTTGATTTGCCTCCTTCCGGTATACTTATCGCCACGAGCTCATCTACGGTGTGCCTTGCTTTCGCGGCGAATAATGACGCCACTGATGTTGGGATATTCGGAAACACCCAGCAGAAGACACTGGAAGTGGTGTATGATGTTGCTGGAGGGAACTTGGGATTTGGCCCTGCTGGCTGTGGCTAA
- the LOC142543011 gene encoding uncharacterized protein LOC142543011, giving the protein MRSLAACLRRNRLPLHRAILRNVNSYETIRWKWMLLRGPKDLVARGFSSGYSSVHGERPSAEYAKLRKESLETKFGLALGLKSVSMFYRFGPFLALYRAAIISFHVLKLTIWRLFVQDMKKRSVKFRETLIRLGPFYVKLGQALSTRPDILPTVYCLELAKLQDQIPPFPTDVAIKSIESQLGMPVSQIFADISEEPIAAASLGQVYKAHLHSGELVAVKVQRPGMSHLLTLDALLFRMIGGQLRRFAKARRDLLVAVNEMVRHMFEEIDYILEGQNAERFADLYAFYRRNDKTNSKDSTAYQKASGIKVPKIYWNLTRKAVLTMEWIDGIKLTDENRLSEACLNRKQLIHEGLYCSLMQLLEVGFFHADPHPGNLVATADGSLAYFDFGMMGDIPRHYRVGLIRVLVHFVNRDSLGLANDFLSLGFLPEGVDIYSVSDALQASFGDGTRLSQDFRGIMNQLYNIMYEFNFSLPPDYALVIRALGSLEGTAKILDPDFKVVESAYPFVIGRLLVDPSPDMRKILGQLLIRNDGSVRWNRLEKLILAISEQASQVNETSKPQEIFSSSLGWNSFDIRAVVSATEDLFQFILSKKGSRVRVFLIRDILKAADTFLEDDVVSRFSNKKFQVEISESEDYKTLLRVVAGFQSLRNAVKLAPDAWTAMVIRLALKPEFQRFVFDVVSALSSHSCHKLPETLWICISQIIHKSVKDGPPNL; this is encoded by the exons ATGAGGAGCCTTGCTGCGTGCCTCAGACGGAATCGTCTTCCACTTCACCGCGCGA TTCTTCGGAATGTGAATTCTTATGAGACTATCCGATGGAAGTGGATGCTTTTAAGAGGGCCAAAAGATCTTGTCGCGAGAGG TTTTTCCAGTGGCTATTCCAGTGTGCACGGTGAAAGGCCATCTGCAGAGTATGCAAAGTTGAGGAAAGAGTCGCTTGAAACAAAATTTGGACTTGCACTTGGTTTGAAAAGTGTTTCCATGTTTTACCGATTTGGCCCATTCTTGGCTTTGTATAGAGCTGCGATAATTTCATTCCATGTGTTGAAGCTAACCATCTGGCGCTTATTTGTCCAAGATATGAAAAAGCGTTCGGTCAAG TTCCGTGAAACTCTTATTCGCTTGGGGCCCTTTTATGTTAAG CTTGGACAGGCTTTGAGCACAAGACCAGATATTTTACCAACTGTATATTGCCTGGAACTTGCTAAATTACAG GACCAAATACCTCCATTTCCAACGGATGTTGCCATTAAATCCATCGAGTCACAGTTGGGGATGCCAGTATCGCAGATATTTGCTGATATCAGTGAGGAGCCTATTGCGGCAGCATCCTTAGGACAAGTCTATAAAG CTCACCTGCATTCTGGAGAGCTAGTAGCTGTCAAAGTTCAGCGGCCGGGTATGTCACATTTATTGACCCTTGATGCCCTATTATTTCGTATGATTGGAGGTCAACTGAGGAGATTTGCTAAAGCTCGCAGAGATCTGTTAGTAGCAGTGAATGAAATG GTGAGACATATGTTTGAGGAAATTGACTACATCTTGGAGGGTCAAAATGCTGAGCGCTTCGCTGATCTCTATGCTTTTTACCGCC GTAATGACAAAACTAATTCAAAAGATAGCACGGCATATCAGAAAGCAAGTGGTATAAAAGTGCCCAAAATATATTGGAATTTAACCCGAAAAGCTGTGCTCACCATGGAATGGATTGATGGGATCAAGCTTACAGATGAAAATCGTCTGAGTGAGGCCTGTCTAAATCGAAAGCAACTAATACATGAG GGTTTGTATTGCTCTTTGATGCAATTGCTTGAGGTGGGATTTTTTCATGCTGATCCTCATCCTGGAAATCTTGTAGCCACTGCGGACGGGTCCCTTGCTTATTTCGATTTTGGTATGATGGGTGATATTCCCCGCCACTATCGCGTGGGACTCATTAGAGTG CTTGTgcactttgtcaatcgtgactcTTTGGGGTTGGCAAATGATTTTTTATCTCTAGGATTTTTACCTGAAGGGGTTGATATATATTCTGTCTCAGATGCTTTGCAAGCATCTTTTGGTGATGGAACGAGACTATCCCAGGATTTTCGG GGAATAATGAATCAGCTATACAATATTATGTATGAATTCAATTTCTCTCTTCCTCCGGACTATGCCCTTGTGATAAGAGCCCTGGGATCTCTTGAAGGAACTGCAAAAATCTTGGATCCTGATTTTAAAGTTGTGGAGAGTGCATATCCATTCGTTATTGGTAGGTTGTTGGTTGACCCAAGTCCAGACATGAGAAAAATCTTGGGTCAGCTCCTCATCCGTAATGATGGCTCAGTGAGATGGAATCGGCTAGAAAAATTG ATATTAGCAATATCCGAGCAAGCTTCTCAAGTCAATGAGACATCGAAACCCCAAGAAATCTTTTCAAGTTCATTAGGATGGAATTCGTTTGATATTCGTGCTGTAGTATCTGCGACTGAGGATCTTTTCCAATTTATTTTGTCCAAAAAAGGCTCAAGGGTACGGGTTTTTCTAATTAGGGATATCCTCAAGGCAGCTGATACATTTCTCGAGGATGACGTAGTTTCTCGCTTTTCCAACAAAAAATTTCAAGTTGAAATATCAGAATCAGAG GATTACAAAACACTACTGAGAGTGGTTGCTGGGTTTCAATCTCTAAGAAATGCAGTGAAGTTGGCTCCGGATGCGTGGACAGCTATGGTCATACGTCTTGCGTTGAAACCGGAGTTTCAAAGATTTGTATTTGATGTAGTGTCAGCATTATCATCACATTCTTGCCACAAATTGCCAGAAACATTATGGATTTGTATTTCCCAAATTATTCACAAGTCAGTGAAGGACGGTCCTCCAAATTTATGA